Proteins from a single region of Harmonia axyridis chromosome 4, icHarAxyr1.1, whole genome shotgun sequence:
- the LOC123678685 gene encoding uncharacterized protein LOC123678685, whose product MSSSKFATKRTWNSANFDKNHENAVDFIIRFDDLKTKVEAFGEPLAEREVVENFLMAIDNSYPELIRKYDASGEKLSLEELKSLLINEEGREKETQERANEGQALNTDVKKKKVESSSRNKNIVCYKCGKPNHFSKECKNSKQVCYNCRELTDDHDAATCPKPAYRGRNKVGYRGGRGRAAYMRGQRGAFRGVNKIRGRGNFKPRVRGGARGYFKEKSDTMYQKMKMTDPQGKEISVFMAVDADETTHGEANYVHEEDTQNLGESYIKFIADTGATEHMVNQLDILSNVCKISNGGIIKSANSKADLKVEYKGTIIAKGNNGKIIKLNNVLYSKNLSKNLFSIRKLIDKGVLININKNEIKLKNENTGNVIKTGNYDGKFWWLKFELVNPKIINVGKNRIESFYQNVENVKAIENEGSDKSIESPKINKDKENLIENEIEYEEIESDNEVENEITYEEINDEDTLQKYLETVSEMELNDIQQLNKRKVESLKNDIGLLWHYRLGHVSKSYLEKAAKLIPELKNVKFTKAITDCEVCARAKITRQPCNTKRYQYNEPLKLIHTDVMGPISPCTYKYGARYIITFIDDYTRYAWAYPMADKKGVHIALSKMMENGKILKGENAKITFLRLDNGTEYCTENMKKLIEKERITLEHTPPYTPNLNGTAEGFNRELQEKIRSVILDSGFPQQLWAYALQFILSIYNKTPKSRIDFKIPFEMITGKKCTIRYFRRFGSVGFALDPMIKGKFSEKGK is encoded by the coding sequence ATGTCCTCGTCAAAATTCGCTACAAAAAGAACATGGAACTCTGCTAACTTTGACAAGAACCATGAAAATGctgttgattttattatacgATTTGACGATCTCAAAACAAAAGTAGAAGCATTCGGGGAGCCTCTTGCTGAGAGAGAAGTTGTTGAAAACTTTCTCATGGCCATAGATAATAGCTACCCCGAACTTATCAGAAAATATGATGCATCTGGTGAAAAATTGTCTCTGGAAGAGTTAAAATCTCTCCTAATAAATGAAGAAGGAAGAGAAAAAGAAACCCAAGAAAGAGCTAATGAAGGTCAAGCTCTGAATACAGATGTCAAGAAAAAGAAAGTAGAGTCAAGttcaagaaacaaaaatatagtTTGCTACAAGTGTGGCAAACCAAATCATTTTAGCAAAGAGTGTAAAAACTCTAAACAGGTTTGCTATAACTGTCGAGAATTGACAGATGATCATGATGCAGCTACGTGTCCGAAACCAGCATACCGAGGTAGAAATAAAGTAGGCTACCGAGGAGGTAGAGGAAGAGCTGCATACATGAGAGGACAAAGAGGTGCATTCAGAGGAGTTAACAAAATAAGAGGCAGAGGAAACTTCAAACCAAGAGTTCGTGGAGGAGCTCGAGgttattttaaagaaaaaagtgaTACAATGTatcagaaaatgaaaatgactgaTCCTCAAGGAAAAGAAATAAGCGTCTTCATGGCAGTAGATGCAGATGAAACAACGCATGGGGAAGCTAACTATGTACACGAAGAGGACACTCAGAATTTAGGTGAGTCTTACATAAAATTTATAGCAGACACTGGGGCTACAGAACATATGGTAAATCAGTTAGACATACTGTCAAATGTTTGTAAAATAAGTAATGGTGGAATTATAAAAAGTGCTAATAGTAAAGCAGATTTGAAAGTAGAATATAAGGGGACCATTATAGCTAAAGGGAATAATGGTAAAATAATTAAACTTAATAATGTTTtgtattccaaaaatttatctaagaatttgttttcaattagGAAGCTTATTGATAAAGGTGTTTtgataaacataaataaaaatgaaattaaattgaaaaatgaaaatacaggaaatgtcataaaaacagGTAATTATGATGGTAAATTTTGGTGGTTAAAGTTTGAACTTGTAAATCCAAAAATTATTAATGTAGGCAAAAATAGAATAGAAAGTTTCTATCAAAACGTAGAAAATGTAAAGGCTATTGAGAACGAAGGGAGTGATAAAAGTATCGAAAGTCCTAAAATAAATAAAGACAaggaaaatttgattgaaaatgaaatagaatatgaagaaataGAATCTGATAatgaagttgaaaatgaaataacatatgaagaaataaatgaTGAAGATACTTTACAAAAGTATTTAGAGACTGTTAGTGAAATGGAATTAAATGACATTCAACAACTTAATAAAAGAAAAGTAGAAAGTTTGAAAAATGACATTGGTCTGTTATGGCACTACAGATTAGGGCATGTGTCTAAAAGCTATCTAGAGAAGGCTGCCAAGCTAATCCCAGAATTAAAGAATGTTAAATTCACTAAAGCAATAACTGACTGTGAAGTATGTGCCAGAGCAAAAATAACTAGACAACCTTGCAATACCAAAAGGTATCAGTACAATGAACCTTTAAAACTCATTCATACAGATGTGATGGGACCCATATCCCCATGCACATATAAATATGGAGCAAGGTATATAATCACTTTCATAGATGATTATACCCGATATGCATGGGCATATCCAATGGCAGATAAAAAGGGAGTGCATATTGCTCTTAGCAAAATGATGGAAAATGGTAAAATATTGAAGGGCGAAAATGCAAAAATAACATTCTTAAGGTTAGACAATGGTACAGAATACTGTACTGAAAACATGAAGAAATTGATTGAGAAAGAAAGAATTACTTTGGAACATACTCCACCTTACACTCCAAATCTTAATGGCACTGCGGAAGGATTTAATCGAGAATTACAAGAGAAAATAAGGAGTGTAATTCTGGATTCTGGCTTTCCACAGCAGTTGTGGGCTTATGCTCTACAGTTTATACTAAGCATATACAACAAAACACCAAAGAgtagaatcgatttcaaaatACCGTTTGAAATGATTACAGGAAAGAAATGTACAATAAGGTATTTCAGAAGATTTGGAAGTGTGGGATTTGCCTTAGATCCAATGATAAAGGGAAAATTCTCAGAGAAAGGAAAATGA